Genomic DNA from Rhodoferax mekongensis:
GGCTTCATTGATTCGCTCAAGCGGTGTGTCGCCGCTCACCCGATAAGTCTTATCCGCTAGGGCAAAAATGTCGCCTTCGTCTTCTGCGATATCGAATTCGTCCTCGATTTCGCCCACGATCTGTTCCAAGACGTCTTCAATGGTGATCAAGCCAGCTACCCGGCCGAATTCATCGATCACGATCGCCAAGTGGTTTCGATTGCCCCTGAAGTCACGCAACAAGTCGTTCAAGCCCTTTGACTCTGGCACGAATACTGCCGGCCGCAGCAAGGCCCTGATGTTGAGCTCTGGAGCACGCTGAAGTTTCAGCAAGTCCTTGGCCATCAGGATGCCGATGATGTTTTCTCGTTCGCCGTCATACACGGGGAAACGGGAGTGTGCCGTGTCAATCACTGCATGCATCAAGACATCCGGAGCGGACTGGATATCCAGCAAGTCCATGCGTGTTGCAGGTACCATCACATCACCAGCGGTCATGTCCGCCATCCGGATCACACCTTCGAGCATCACCCGTGATTCCGCGCCGATGATGTTGTTGTCCTCTGCCTCGGCGAGTGTTTCGATCAACTCCGCGGTGGAATCGGGGCCAGGATGGATGAACTCTGCGAGCTTCTGGAGAAATGTGCGCTTGTCTTCTTTTTCAAAGTTTCGCGCAGGATGCGGGTCTGACACTAGAGGTGTGCCCTGGAGGGCGGTGATTTCGAAGCCCCAAGGATAGCGGATTTGTATTTCACTCCGTTAGTGCAATGAGACCTGACTACGGTGAGCACGCTTTCGTTGCAGAGCTTGCGCTTTTTCGTAAAGACTGAAACCCTGCGATGAGGCCACAGAAAATTCTGGTCTGCGCCTTTGCGCCATATTGCAGGCCGGCCCAGCTCTCCTCAAGGAGTTCACTGAGACGCGACTCGAGGTCCGGGCGCGGTAGCTTGAGATAAGCCTCTGATTCAGGGCCATGACGGTGAACCGTAGCCCCACACTTACGAGCAATGGCCAACATCGCTGCATTCTCAGCCAGCGCGTGGATTTGCAGAACATCCACGCCTTCATTGCGAGCATGTAAAGCCGCTCTCTCAAAGAGACGTCCACCGATCCCTTTCCCACGTGCTGATGGACTGACTGAAACCCCAA
This window encodes:
- a CDS encoding HlyC/CorC family transporter, whose translation is MSDPHPARNFEKEDKRTFLQKLAEFIHPGPDSTAELIETLAEAEDNNIIGAESRVMLEGVIRMADMTAGDVMVPATRMDLLDIQSAPDVLMHAVIDTAHSRFPVYDGERENIIGILMAKDLLKLQRAPELNIRALLRPAVFVPESKGLNDLLRDFRGNRNHLAIVIDEFGRVAGLITIEDVLEQIVGEIEDEFDIAEDEGDIFALADKTYRVSGDTPLERINEAFTVTMEASDPDDTFDTIGGLIAHEMGHVPKRGERHSLCGLDFLVLHTKGGAVKWFKVSYTPDNALPG
- a CDS encoding GNAT family N-acetyltransferase, which codes for MQHETRENPYSSAMCAIKTALQDSPSVQTVRGPARVAQFLNIRTLGPNHRARLMRHLIALEPQDRYLRFGYTASDQQIANYVERLDFVNDAVFGVFNNRLKIVGMAHLATYMDADGSNVGDFGVSVSPSARGKGIGGRLFERAALHARNEGVDVLQIHALAENAAMLAIARKCGATVHRHGPESEAYLKLPRPDLESRLSELLEESWAGLQYGAKAQTRIFCGLIAGFQSLRKSASSATKACSP